The following proteins come from a genomic window of Pyxidicoccus sp. MSG2:
- a CDS encoding glycosyltransferase, whose translation MKLQRVNMFVESEPFRTASGVINGLIQEELKQLGAEVTPFYKHRLGRADMLMPVATAARAVQLQGRPPADLAVYCDQGLWIRPPGPAVAKQSMVVFHGLIGGQNLWLDNPAVNQYCAYSRYMREALVSLLTMPDVRQRKCLDPQGFYKVSDFAAGLPCVADIKGDDRMLGSELPEQIVRSAEAGDVLGHALQPRKPDWYAVLNILVHLNLQSREAGGPRYRLVVDAEDFALIDYSFGHGFPMDMTGPRSLLDALGMTVGDLLIPVRFLSQPALFQFFKLAKFGLSYNVYPEPFGFYPLESVFYGCPVYTNGIGNNRFNMPPGHGVRVIESVDMAFGDPSAFQEVARAIIEGVRSPEGVTRDCARGREYILRHWSREDFSRTWRACLARLEAPLPVAEPFESLRVLRSPIVRQVEEETGRVVSDFERLTLEPREVGMMREALGQPMGEVLRGLDEASTDLLQGLFSRGVLTLRPQGYDMGL comes from the coding sequence ATGAAGTTGCAGCGGGTCAACATGTTCGTGGAGTCAGAGCCCTTCCGCACGGCCTCTGGCGTTATCAATGGGCTCATCCAGGAGGAGCTGAAGCAGCTCGGCGCGGAGGTCACCCCCTTCTACAAACACCGGCTGGGCCGCGCCGACATGCTCATGCCAGTCGCCACCGCGGCCCGCGCGGTTCAACTCCAGGGACGCCCTCCGGCGGACCTCGCTGTGTACTGCGACCAGGGACTGTGGATCCGCCCGCCGGGCCCCGCGGTCGCGAAACAGTCGATGGTGGTGTTTCACGGGCTCATCGGCGGACAGAACCTCTGGCTGGACAACCCCGCCGTGAATCAATACTGCGCCTACTCGCGCTACATGCGTGAGGCGCTGGTCTCACTGCTGACGATGCCCGACGTGCGCCAGCGCAAGTGCCTGGACCCCCAGGGCTTCTACAAGGTCAGCGACTTCGCGGCCGGGCTGCCCTGTGTCGCCGACATCAAGGGGGACGACCGAATGCTGGGCTCGGAACTGCCAGAGCAGATCGTCCGCTCCGCGGAGGCGGGGGATGTCCTCGGTCACGCGCTCCAGCCGCGCAAGCCGGACTGGTACGCCGTCCTCAACATCCTCGTCCACCTCAACCTGCAGTCGCGTGAGGCCGGCGGACCCAGATACCGCCTGGTCGTCGACGCGGAGGACTTCGCGCTCATCGACTACTCCTTCGGCCATGGCTTCCCGATGGACATGACCGGGCCGCGCTCCCTGCTGGACGCGCTGGGCATGACGGTGGGCGACCTGCTCATCCCCGTGCGCTTCCTCAGCCAGCCGGCGCTCTTCCAGTTCTTCAAGCTCGCGAAGTTCGGCCTCTCGTACAACGTCTACCCGGAGCCCTTCGGGTTCTATCCGCTGGAGTCCGTGTTCTACGGCTGCCCCGTCTACACGAACGGTATCGGCAACAACCGGTTCAACATGCCACCGGGGCACGGCGTCCGCGTCATCGAGAGCGTGGACATGGCCTTCGGTGACCCCTCCGCCTTCCAGGAGGTGGCCAGGGCCATCATCGAAGGCGTCCGCTCGCCCGAGGGCGTCACCCGCGACTGCGCGCGCGGCCGCGAGTACATCCTTCGCCACTGGAGCCGCGAGGACTTCTCCCGGACCTGGCGGGCCTGCCTGGCACGCCTGGAGGCGCCGCTACCGGTGGCGGAGCCCTTCGAGTCGCTGCGGGTCCTGCGCAGCCCCATCGTGCGGCAGGTCGAAGAGGAGACGGGCCGCGTCGTCAGCGACTTCGAGCGGCTGACCCTGGAGCCGCGCGAGGTGGGGATGATGCGCGAGGCGCTGGGCCAGCCCATGGGCGAGGTGCTGCGCGGCCTCGATGAGGCCAGCACGGACCTGCTCCAGGGGCTGTTCTCCCGGGGCGTGCTGACGCTCCGTCCCCAGGGCTACGACATGGGCCTGTGA